From one Nematostella vectensis chromosome 7, jaNemVect1.1, whole genome shotgun sequence genomic stretch:
- the LOC5520859 gene encoding monocarboxylate transporter 10 — protein MVSMRACGGTVQQVHSQDSAWSWFVCLSATFADGLSLSLSNCFAIMLPVLIQEFNETRENAAWVGSIAYSMSYFCAPLSAWCCVMFGCRRTAIVGTLTCAVSLIISSFAPGLLMMYFIYGALFGIGGGFIHTSGLLTTTKYFYKRRSLATGIVAAGASIGTLIGPVYQALIDGVGWRNSYRIIGALFSIACILVWVSYDPKVKDEQEDCTVSCEQGRQRRSGSCACPSLDCAVWRIPEYTVVLIAATVEAVGVYVPLAHLVKHCREIGVSAQKSSTLFIYIGITSFAGKLVSGRLCDSPRISTLYVHQISALIIGASVLMIRLASDYTGFAIFAACYGCGNGMFITTMYLLFLNTVEPRLRPSALAYGEMVNAVSIAIGSPIAGLLADKMGSYIVSFYFSGSIVLFGASIPLLLCFRRKKNVVSDRELIEFKQGLKDADFIERETVL, from the exons ATGGTTAGCATGCGAGCCTGCGGTGGTACAGTCCAGCAGGTCCACAGTCAAGACAGTGCGTGGTCATGGTTCGTGTGTCTGTCGGCAACGTTCGCGGACGGTCTCAGCTTGAGTTTGTCCAACTGCTTCGCGATAATGCTGCCTGTGTTGATCCAAGAGTTCAACGAGACTAGAGAAAATGCTG CGTGGGTCGGCTCTATCGCGTACTCCATGTCGTATTTCTGCGCTCCTCTGTCCGCTTGGTGCTGCGTCATGTTTGGCTGCCGTCGGACGGCTATCGTTGGTACCTTGACATGCGCAGTAAGCCTCATCATCTCTTCCTTCGCGCCTGGCCTTCTCATGATGTACTTTATCTACGGCGCCTTATTTGGGATTGGCGGCGGGTTCATCCATACTTCAGGACTCCTCACCACAACCAAGTACTTCTACAAGCGGCGTTCCTTGGCAACTGGCATCGTTGCTGCTGGGGCTAGCATAGGAACTCTCATAGGACCTGTCTATCAAGCGCTGATTGACGGTGTTGGCTGGCGGAACTCGTATAGGATCATAGGGGCATTGTTTAGTATCGCTTGCATCCTGGTTTGGGTGAGTTATGACCCTAAGGTGAAGGATGAGCAAGAGGACTGTACGGTGTCCTGCGAGCAAGGAAGGCAGCGGAGATCAGGCTCGTGCGCATGCCCGTCTTTAGACTGTGCTGTGTGGAGGATACCTGAGTATACCGTTGTACTGATAGCTGCCACTGTTGAGGCCGTGGGGGTGTATGTGCCTCTTGCGCACCTG GTGAAACATTGCAGAGAGATTGGAGTGTCTGCCCAAAAGTCCTCCACTCTCTTCATCTATATTGGCATTACTTCCTTTGCCGGTAAACTTGTGTCTGGCCGACTGTGTGACTCGCCGCGGATTTCAACTCTGTACGTGCATCAGATCTCAGCCCTTATTATTGGCGCCTCTGTGCTCATGATTCGCTTGGCGTCGGACTACACGGGTTTTGCTATATTCGCCGCGTGTTACGGCTGTGGCAACGGAATGTTTATTACCACCATGTACCTACTGTTCTTGAACACGGTGGAGCCGAGATTGCGCCCGTCAGCATTGGCGTATGGGGAGATGGTCAACGCGGTGTCTATTGCTATTGGCTCTCCAATTGCAG GTCTACTAGCAGATAAGATGGGGTCGTATATCGTGTCTTTTTACTTCTCCGGTAGTATCGTTCTATTCGGCGCCTCTATTCCACTGCTGTTGTGTTTTCGGCGTAAAAAGAACGTTGTTTCTGACCGGGAATTAATCGAGTTCAAGCAAGGCCTCAAAGATGCCGACTTCATCGAAAGGGAGACTGTATTATGa
- the LOC5520860 gene encoding periostin has translation MAMKLALACCLFLGLLGLSSGYGPGWMRLIGWWKRHHQERRLPEQPDIHQPLKKDGLNVCEMRVPVGMSQECVLEQGLRRLKCRSVTHHRTDYVCCPGFARVKGKPGCPEELYVSKMNIVEVAKSLGLSEFVKLVNLAELGSELVLDTKYTAFIPSNEAIKSIPAKTLEALAADPKKLRDVLLFHVLPEKVVSEALKHNMLLKTMDPPNDIRVNVNERTHPQVKVVQGAKIIQANQGASNGIIHVIDRVIFPSSGNLMSYLNDNPQLSMLYEVLNSRNMTLSNVTLFAPSNAALQSLPPGRLDKLLKNKQCLQKFLTYHVLPEPLYSPVLRTCRWKSPEGSFVGVMYGADNTSLEVNDAMVTIGDVSTTNGVIHVIDKPLMPYGAMDLVEAVKSLKLNTLAKLLEDSGLAKTLATIDTSFTLLAPTDKAFSAVPADVMADLSRDAEKLKKVLTYHVIGRRVWTYEFGRDTLVDSLEGTKLRLNTFRLGKLHSVNGACLSRSNLETCNSVIHVISSVLIPEQRTLYDIVRNEPQFTTLARILEKSSLSDMLKNSSRSITLFAPTNKAFDRLRESDPNLVPFLESNPNEVDEMLLTHMVERTYFSCSLQCKNSYWSIFGRRYSALSMNRSILRFKAPWNVVMTVNGVSVRKVDVTAANGVLHELDTAIPWSPLGYRRARKAWP, from the exons ATGGCCATGAAACTAGCGCTCGCTTGCTGTCTCTTTCTTGGACTGCTTGGGCTCTCGAGTGGATATGGGCCTGGATGGATGCGTTTAATAGGGTGGTGGAAAAGGCATCACCAGGAAAGAAGACTGCCAGAGCAACCAGATATACACCAGCCTCTAAAGAAAGATGG GTTAAACGTGTGCGAAATGCGAGTACCAGTGGGTATGTCACAGGAGTGTGTATTGGAGCAGGGACTCAGGCGACTGAAATGCAG GTCTGTTACTCACCACAGGACAGACTATGTTTGCTGTCCGGGCTTTGCTAGAGTGAAAGGCAAACCAGGGTGTCCAGAAG AATTGTACGTCTCTAAGATGAACATTGTTGAAGTTGCCAAGAGCCTGGGACTTAGCGAGTTTGTGAAACTTGTCAATCTTGCCGAACTAGGGTCCGAGCTCGTCCTG GATACCAAGTACACTGCATTCATCCCCAGCAATGAAGCAATCAAATCTATCCCCGCCAAGACTCTCGAAGCGTTGGCTGCTGACCCAAAGAAACTTCGTGACGTCTTGCTTTTTCACGTACTCCCTGAGAAAGTCGTTTCAGAGGCCCTCAAGCATAACATGCTTCTTAAGACGATGGATCCACCAAACGACATTCGCGTCAACGTCAACGAACGCACACATCCACAG GTGAAGGTGGTGCAGGGAGCCAAGATAATCCAAGCCAACCAGGGCGCCTCTAACGGCATCATCCACGTTATTGATCGCGTCATCTTCCCATCATCCGGGAATCTCATGTCGTATCTGAACG ATAATCCTCAGCTAAGTATGCTCTATGAAGTCCTAAACTCCAGGAACATGACCCTCTCCAATGTGACGCTTTTCGCGCCAAGCAATGCCGCTCTGCAGTCTCTACCGCCCGGACGACTAGACAAACTactgaaaaataaacaatgtcTTCAG AAATTCCTCACGTATCACGTCCTCCCGGAGCCCCTGTACAGCCCTGTGTTGAGGACTTGCAGATGGAAGAGTCCGGAAGGCAGCTTTGTGGGAGTTATGTACGGCGCAGATAACACGTCACTGGAGGTCAACGATGCCATGGTAACCATAGGTGACGTCAGCACTACCAATGGTGTTATCCACGTTATTGATAAGCCTCTGATGCCATATGGAG CTATGGACTTGGTTGAGGCTGTCAAGTCGCTGAAGCTCAACACTCTCGCAAAGCTTTTAGAAGACAGCGGTCTCGCTAAAACACTGGCAACAATCGACACTTCCTTCACCCTCCTTGCTCCTACGGACAAGGCCTTTAGCGCCGTGCCTGCCGACGTCATGGCCGACCTGTCACGTGATGCTGAAAAGCTAAAAAAGGTTTTGACCTACCACGTGATCGGTAGGCGAGTGTGGACATATGAATTCGGCCGCGACACGTTGGTGGACTCACTGGAGGGCACGAAGCTGCGACTGAACACTTTTAGGCTTGGAAAG CTGCACTCAGTAAATGGCGCTTGTCTGTCGCGATCGAACCTAGAAACATGTAACAGCGTGATTCACGTGATCAGCAGTGTGCTCATCCCAGAGCAGCGGACTCTGTACGACATCGTGCGCAATGAACCTCAGTTTACGACACTCGCGCGCATACTCGAGAAAAGCTCCCTGTCGGATATGCTGAAGAACAGCTCCCGCTCAATAACTTTGTTTGCTCCGACAAATAAG GCGTTTGATCGGCTGAGGGAAAGCGACCCAAACCTGGTGCCATTCCTGGAATCTAACCCCAATGAGGTGGACGAAATGCTCCTTACGCACATGGTGGAGAGGACCTACTTCAGCTGCAGCCTGCAGTGCAAGAACAGCTACTGGTCGATATTTGGGCGCCGCTACTCCGCTCTTTCCATGAACCGCAGCATCTTGCGATTCAAGGCACCATGGAATGTCGTCATGACTGTAAACGGAGTTTCGGTGCGCAAGGTTGACGTCACAGCTGCCAATGGGGTATTGCATGAGCTGGATACCGCGATTCCGTGGAGTCCGCTGGGCTACAGGAGGGCTAGGAAAGCTTGGCCGTAA